From Bacillus sp. Marseille-P3661:
TTCTGACTCCATTTGCAACTTTACTCGATTTACTGTCAGAATCGCAGCCCGATTCTGACTCCATTTGCAACTTTACTCGATTTACTGTCAGAATCGCAGTCCGATTCTGACTCCATTTGAAACTTAACTCGATTTACTGTCAGAATCGCAGCCTGATTCTAACTCCATTTGGAGCTTTACATTCATTCGCTCTATAAAGGGGGGCAACTTGAATTTTTACGGTACTTTGCTCTGCTCTCTTCATTCCACTATGAAGGAGGCTCTCTATATTCCAAAAACACTTTCCCTCTTCATAAAGTGAAAATTCTCCACGCCAAATAAATCCCTTCTATCTAGAGCTGTATGTTATCTCATACTGACTACACAGAAGGGATTATATTAGCATCATAATATTAATTTATAAACACTAACAAAAATTTCATACTAATAAGTTTCCAATCACACAGTACTTTGCATTTCATTCAATAATAGACTAGCTTCTGTTTTGGGGTCGACTGCTTGGCTTATCGCCGATATGATGGCCACTCCATCTGCACCCGCATTAATAACCGGCTTTATTAATCCTTTTGAAATTCCACCAATTCCTACAACCGGGATTGTGATATGTTGACTTCTTATTTCCTTGATAACAGTTGGGCCTTGTACTGCTCGCGTGTCAGTTTTTGTATTGGTAGGATACATTGGACCGACACCTATATAATCCGCACCTTGTTCTATTGCCAGTCGGGCTTCAGTTACATTATGAGCTGAAATCCCAAGTATTTTGTTTCCAATTCGTGTTCTAACATTTAAAGGATTTTCATCCTCCTGACCAATGTGAACACCATCTGCATCTAACTCTAATGCTAAATCAATATCATCATTTACGATGAAGGGAACTTCGTTTTGTTTACAAATTTCCTGAAGCTGCTTAGCCAGCATGAGCTTTTCTTTCCCCGTCTTACACCCTGGACCCTTCTCACGAAATTGAAAGAACGTAATTCCGCCTTGAACCGCTTCCTCTAATACCTCTACTGGATTTCGAAGACAGTTACTACTTCCCAATATAAAATACAGCTTTAGTTTCTTACGAATATATTCTTCTGAGTAAATCATAGCTTTATAGCTCCACGGTTATTATATGCCCAATGATTTGTAGGACCATGCCCTTGACCGAGATGTAAATCCTCTTCAATCGCTGCCTGGATAAAATCTTTTGCATAATGAATAGCTACTGGGACACTTTCACCTTTTGCTATATGTGCTGTAATTGCAGCTGAGAATGTACATCCTGTTCCATGTGTATTTTTAGTATGAACTTTTTTACTTTTATATTCCCTGAAACCTTCACCGTCATATAATAAATCGGTCATTATCTCACTATTGTCTTCATGACCACCTTTAATCATAACGTATTGTGCTCCTAATCGATGTAACTCCATTGCAGCTTTTTTACGATCTTCTATTGACTCTATTTTTATTCCGGTCAATACTTCTGCTTCTGGTATATTAGGTGTTACAACCTTCGCTAATGGAAGTAAGAACTGTTTAAGAGCATCGATTGCCTGCTGCTTTAATAAAGAAGCGCCACCTTTAGCAATCATAACTGGGTCGACTACAAGATTATGCCAATTATATTTCTTTATTAATTCAGCAACGGCTTCGATAATTTCACTATTAAAAAGCATTCCAGTTTTAAAAGCATTGGGTATTAAATCCGTTCCAATGGATTCCATTTGTTGAACGATTCCTTCAACAGGTATTGGATAAACCCCTTGTACACCCATTGTATTTTGTGCAGTAACAGCTGTTATGGCAGTCATACCAAAAACGCCGAGCTCTTGAAAAGTTTTTAAATCAGCTTGAATACCTGCTCCACCGCCAGAATCAGATCCAGCAATAGTAAGTGCTTTATAGATAGTCATAAACTGTCACCTCTTTATCAAATATGTTAGTTCTAGGAGAAATAGATCAACCACCACCGACAAAATGGACAATCTCAAGCGTATCACCTTCGGAAATCGTTGTACTATGAAGTGATTCCTTCATAACAATCTGTCCGTTTAATTCTACGATTACTGGTTTGTTTTCTAATTCATAATGAGTTAGTACTTCGATAACGTACTGAAGAGTGTTTGGAAGTTGTACAATGTTTCCATTCACTTGAAGCTGCATGATCCCACCTCACTTCCATATAGTAATCTATTAAGTTCCTTTGCCCTTATTAATGGGTTTTTATCTTCTAATATGGCTGACAAAACAGCTACTCCTTGTACATTTGCTTGCAATACATTGGCTATATTAGTTGTATTTATTCCACCAATTGCAATTACAGGAATGGATACCGCATCTGTTAATTCTCGTAAGCTAGCAATCCCTCTTGGCTGCAAGTCCGGCTTAGAGGTTGTATTGAAAATATGACCAAATACAAGAAAATCAGCGCCCTGTTGTTCCTTTTCAAGTGCTTCTTTAAGAGAATGCACAGAACTGCCCACTCTAAGCCTTGGAAACGTCTCTTTGACGGCAGATACATCGAGACTGTTGTAGCCAAGTTGTACCCCATTCACACCGGTTGCAGCAGCTACATCAACACGGTCATTTATATATAATTTAGATCGAGGAACGCCACCGCTAATTAAATTATTAACAAGTTTAAATAATTCGCTTGCGTTCATACTTTTTTCTCGCAAATGCAGAGCATCTATAAATGGATGAATAACACTTGCTATTGCAGTTAATTCATCAGCAGATTGTTTCCCCGTTGAAATAACATGGAGTTCTTTTTTCATAGTCTCTCACACATTTCCATTAAACAGAAAGTATTTGCCAATCTTTCGTTACTGGCTGATATCCTAACTGCTTAATAGCAGCTTTTACTTCAGCAACACTACGGTCATCAGATATTTCAAACTGACTATTTTTATTTTCTTTATTTGCATATCCACCAACAACAGTTGAGGATGCTGCAGACATTTTCGTAACACCTAGTGGTAAGAGGTGCTCACGTAATTCGGCATTTTCTCGGGTAGATAATGTGATTCCTGCCCGAGGAAGAAATAGTCTGATTGCTAACATCGCTTGTACTAGATATTTATCCGTTACATCCACTTTAGGTTGAAAACTTCCTAAATGGGGACGTAGTCGCGGAAATGATACAGCGATATCAGTATCTATATACTTGCGCTGTAAATATTGTCCATGAAGAGCTGTAAAGAAAATTTCTTTTCGCCAATCATCCATACCAAGCAGTGCACCAATATTCACAGAACGCATACCTGCTTGACAGCCTCTTTCTGGTGCATCCAGTCGATAGCGAAAATCTCTTTTAGGTCCTTTAACATGAATTTGTTTATAAATCTCCTCATTATATACCTCTTGATATACTGTAAGTCCATCTACCCCTCGATCAACCAACTGTTTATATTCTTCTGTTTGCAAAGGCTGAATCTCAATTGATAATGAAGAGAAATATTTTTTGAGAACATCAACACTTTCACATAGATAAGAAACAGAAGAATGCATTCTTGACTCTCCTGTTAAAATAATTAAATGCTTAATGCCCATCTCAATGATGGCTTGCGCTTCTTCCTCAATTTCCGCCATCGTCAAACGTCTGCGCGGAAAATTGTTTTCAACACTAAAACTGCAATACTTACATTGATTTACGCAATAATCGGTTATATATAATGGCGCATAAAGACCGATCACTTTTCCAAAATGTTGTACCGTCAAATGATGTGCTTTTTGTGCGATCTGTTCTAAACATGTTTCGGCAGCAGGTGAAAGTAATACTAGAAGATCCTGTTCTGTTAATGTATCCTTTTGCAATACTTTTTGGACATCATTGATCTTAATTTCATTAAAAATTTCATCAAACGGTAAGTTTTTAACAGTTTCGTATTTTTCGTAAAAACTCAATTTTTCTCCCCCATTTTCATATTAATTGTAAACAAGGCTTTACAATGTTTTATATATCACGCATCACTTAAACTAAAAATCCTGTTAATGGTGAGGAAGCTTTTGCAGTCACAGATGTTGGACCTAGTCCCGCAAGATACGCTTTTCTACCTGCTTTAACAGCTAAATCAAATGCAATAGCCATCTCAACTGGATTGTCTGCCGTTGCTATCGCAGTATTAACTAAAACAGCAGCTGCACCCATTTCCATCGCTTCAGCAGCTTCAGATGGTCTGCCAATACCTGCATCTACAACAATCGGTACATCAATTTCATTGATTAAAATTTGAATCATTTCTTTCATTTTGATACCTCGATTTGAACCAATCGGTGAGCCTAATGGCATAACAGCAGCTGCCCCTGCTTGTTGAAGCTTTTTGGCTGCCATTAAATCAGGGTTCATATAAGGTAAAACAATGAAACCTTCTTCAGCTAAGATTTCAGTTGCCTTAATCGTCTCTTCGTTATCTGGAAGTAAATATTTTTGATCAGAAATAACTTCGATTTTAATCCAGTTCCCCATGCCGCAAGCCTTAGCCAAACGCGCAATACGGACTGCTTCCTCCGCTGTTCTTGCACCAGAAGTATTAGGAAGCAAAATCACATCCTTTGGAATATCATTTAAAATATTTTCTTGTTGATCCTCTAAATCTACTCTTCTTAATGCAACTGTTACAACTTGTGAATTAGACTGCTCTAGTGCATCTTTCATTACACTGTGATCCGCAAACTTTCCTGTGCCTGTAAATAAACGATTATGTAAATCAATCCCACCAATAGTTAACGTGTCTTTCATCTCCAATAATCTCCCTTCAATAGCTATAGCGATTTTTAATACAAAAAAAAGACCCACCAGCTAATAGGTAGGCCATTTTGTTTTATTTCATAACAAAAAAGCTTCCCTACGTTGGTTCTAACCAAATCAGGTTCAAGGGTTAGACAAATGTCCTCTCAGCCAATCGGCACCCCTAGCTTTCTAAACTATTAAATTATCAAATTTACTATTCTTACTATTGCAAGTATAGCAGTTGATTTCTGTTTTGTTAAGTGAATTTTCAAATATTATACAATTCTTATTAAACTCTGGCCAAACTAATAATAATCTTAACTATGGTACTTAATTTTCTTTATGTACAATAGATAGTACGATGTTAAAGGAACAAATTAATATTCTATAAATACAAACTTTGGAATCGAAATTTCTACAATGATCAATGAACTTTTTTACTCTTACCGCTTTAATCTTACCAATTAATATGGAGGACTTGTTATGAAAATTAAAAGCATAAAATTGAGACATTTGAAAATGAGGATGAAATTTGATTTTACAACCAGTTTTGGAACATTACGTAACAAGGAATTCATACTACTTGAGGCTGTTGATGAAATGGGGCGCAGCGGTTGGGGCGAATCAGTTGCCTTTACAGCTCCATGGTATACTGAGGAAACCTTTAGAACCAATTGGCACATCCTCGAAGACTTCTTAATCCCTGTTATTCTCGACAAAAAGATTGAACATCCGGATCAGGTAACAGAATGGTTTTCCTATATTAAAAGGAATAATATGGCCAAAGCAACAATCGAAGGTGCAATATGGGATTTATATGCCCAAACAACAGAACAATCATTAGCACAAGCTTTAGGGGGGACTCATAAAAAAATAGAAGTAGGTGTCAGTATTGGCATTCAGAAGAGCATAGATGAATTATTAAAAATAATTGAACAATATATATATGAAGGCTATAAGCGGATGAAAGTTAAAATTAAGCCCGGCTGGGATGTAAATGTAATGAAAGCCATTAGAAATGAATTCCCCAATCTCCCATTAATGGGCGATGCAAATTCAGCTTATTCTATTAATGATATCGATACACTTAAAGCACTTGATGAGTTTAATTTAATGATGATTGAACAACCATTAGGGTCTGACGATATTTTAGATCATGCAGTTCTCCAAAAGGTACTTAAAACGCCTATCTGCTTGGACGAGAGTATAAATTCCTTTGAAGATGCTCGTAAAGCGATTGAAAACGGTAGCTGCAAAATCATTAATATTAAAATAGGCCGTGTTGGTGGTTTAACAGTAGCTAAACGTATTCATGATTACTGCCAAACAAAAGGAATTGCCGTTTGGTGTGGAGGTATGCTTGAAACCGGTATCGGCAGAGCCCATAACGTTGCTCTAACATCGCTAGCTAACTTCACTTTACCCGGTGATACGGCAGGGTCAGCACGCTATTGGGAAAAAGATATTATTACCCCTGAAGTTATGGTTGATAATGGCTATATCCATGTTCCTGATCAACCTGGAATCGGCTATCAAATAGACTTAAATGCAGTCAATACATATACTGTGTTTGAGAAAGTGTATAGTTTAGCTTGAAGAATTTTAAAAAATCCAGTACGAATATAAATAATTAAGTTCTAAAGCATATGCAGAAAGATGTGGTACAAACCTGTAGTTTTGAAGGAATATACCGCAAACCTTTGCGGCACAAATACCTGCTATTAAGTTTAGGTTAGCTTAGCTGTCGAATGGAAACGACAACAGTTTTGGTCTGATCAGCTTTTTAGGGCTTGTGCTGAAGTTGGATTCCGACTCATTCCCGATTTTTTCTTCTATTCGAGTCAGAATCACTGCTGGTTTCTGACTCTTTCCTGATTTTTCTTATACTACTGTCAGAATCATAGCTGGATTCTGACTCTTTTCCGATTTTTTCTGCTAATCCTGTCAGAATCACTGGTCTATGATTTTTTCTTCTATTCGAGTCAGAATCGCTGCTGGTTTCTGACTCTTTCCTGATTTTTCTTATACTACTGTCAGAATCATAGCTGGATTCTGACTCTTTTCCGATTTTTCCCCTGCCCCTGTCAGAATCAAGATCATAGGTTAGTTTTTCTCAACAATAATCTCTTTTATAATCACAGCCTCAATCGGTTTATCTGATGAGTCTACTTCAACAGCTGCAATTTGATTGACAATCTCCATTCCGGAAATAACTTGCCCAAACACAGTATGGACGTTGTCTAGCCACGGGGCACCACCAACTTCGTTATACTTTTCAATCAGATTTTTTGAATAGCCTTCTTGTTCCATATAATCAATTAAACGAATATCGCCTAATGACTGTGTTTGGACAATAAAAAATTGACTTCCATTTGTATTAGGACCGCTATTTGCCATCGATAATGCCCCTGGGAAATGAGCTAATTTAGGTGTGAATTCATCATTAAACGGTTTGCCCCAAATACTTTGCCCACCGGTACCATTCCCATTTGGATCCCCACCTTGGATCATAAAATTCTCGATGACACGGTGGAAAGTTAACCCGTTATAATATCCATTTTTACTATGAGTTAAGAAATTTTCAACTGCCTTCGGAGCATAGGTCGGAAATAGCTTTATTTTAATTTCACCTTTTGTTGTTTTCATTACGATAACAGGCTCATCCTCTTGAACAACTAAAAACTGTGGTAAACTTTTACTTTCTACTGTAATCTCTACAAGTCTTTGCTCATTAATATAATTAACCTTTGCCCCAAACGATTCACTTATAAAACGTAACGGAACCATTGTGCGGTCATTTACTATTTGTGCTGGCACATCAATGAGGACAGGCTGTCCATCAACCATCGTCGTTGAAGAGCCAATTTTTAACCATACTAATTTATTAGTTTTTTCCGCAGTAATTTCTTTAGTCGTTGGGTCCCATTTAACGGTTGCCCCCAATGACTCAAAAATACCTCTTAATGGTACTAGCGTACGGCCATTCTCAATAACTGGATTTTGATCATATATTTGTAGAGTTCCATTCATAACAACTTGAATAGACGGAGCTGCACTACTTCCTACAGCTATGCACATTGAAACTAATATTGCGACCAGAAAACTTTTTAATATTTTCATTACTTTATTGATCCCCTTTTATTTATTAATCTATTAACTTGTTATACTATGCGTTTATATAAGCACGAGTTTCTATTTATTTTCCAATGATTAAGCTATGTTTGATAGAGATACTTTTAAAAAAAGGTGCAAACAACTACGGCTAAGATGTAGACAAATATGTACAGTTAGTGATTATTTCTCTAAGACAATTTAAAAATGACTCCAGTTAGGAGCCATTTCTTATATATTAATCTAGCAATTTACCAGCTTGCCTTTTTTACGCCTGGAATTTGACCAGCATATGCTAATTCGCGGAAACAAATACGGCAAAGCTTAAATTTTCTAATAACAGAGTGGGGACGACCACATCGTTCACAACGAGTATAGTTACGAACTACATATTTTTGGGTTCGTTTTTGCTTTGCAATCATCGACTTTTTTGCCATGATACGACTCCTTTCCAATGATCTTTTATATAAAAACCAGAATAGCTATACAATTAAAGTTAAATTATACAACGAAACTTCGTGGAAGTAAATAAAACAAAAAAAATAAAAGACCAATCTAGAAAAATTGATCTCTCTTCATTGCTTGTATTCTGCTTCGTAAGAATTCGCACCAGCATGAACTGCCAGCAACGTATCAGCATAGCCGACTAACCGGTTAACAATTTCGTCTGAAATAGCGTATACCAACTGATGTTGTTGGTCATCATGTAACTTGGGGTCATCGTAAATGATTGTAGTATTGATGAACATATCTCTATTTCCATACAGTGCATAATGAATGATAGCTTTTCCTGCAGCCCCACCCGTCCTAGGGTCAGAGAATCCTGGTAAAAAAATATACCATTCCTCTGCAGTAGCCGACCGAAAATTTTTGGTAAAGGACATGCCTGTAATCTCAGTTATAATTTGGGCTTCGATATCAGACTGCATTACATCAATTACTTTATCTTTTTCTTTCATATTATATTCCTATTCTGCAGGTGCTGCATCAACAGCAATCTGATATGCATTTAGTAGGGCTTCACTTTCACTTGGGTCCATTATGCCAACTAGAAATTGATTCTCGCCCTCAACTTCAACCCGCATTAAAATCGTCTCATCAAAATTTTCTTGAGAAGTTAATAAGGCATAAGACTGTTCATTCATATCAAATAGAGCTTCTAGTGCAAAATGTTGTTCATTACCTTGCTCATCTTCGATTGTGATTATATCGCGTTCCTCATTTTTCATCTGAAACCCTCCATATTTCTTTTTATAACATTAAATTTCCCAACTTTTACTTCTTTATTGCGTATTTGTTTAATTAATTTAATGTATTGTTTTTGATTCAAGTTGGAGGGTGTTATGTTTTCAAAAGGAAAGTGACCATTAAACGGTATTCTTTAGAAATTACCTTTACTATATAATTCAATAGTAGAAATATCCCAGTCAGGATTAGTTTCATTTATGATTTGCTTTACTTCATACTTGGTTTTAGCTTTTACTTGTATACAATCAATGTATGTTCCTTTTTTCACCCAAACATTGTATTGGTTTACGTTTAACCTAGCCGTAACAACGCTAGTCCTACTCTTACTTTCTTTGCGTTCGACCTTGAAATCTAATTCTAAAGCATCTAAGACCTTGTATAAGGTATCTAAACGTGGTCTGTTCATTACACTTGTTAATCTTGATATAGCAGGTGAACATAGTCCTGTCATTTCTTCTAAATCCTTAAGTGATAGCCCTAGCTCTTTACGTCTAGCTTCAATAATATTGGCCACCTTTGAATAGCGATCAATATACTCGGTGTTAACCTCAAGCTTCGTTTTTACCACGACTACTCACTCCTGTTCCAGCTCATTTATGAGTCTATTATACTACTATATGTTTTAGAACAGCATTAATTAATATGCAAAATTACCAATGGATGTTATTCAAATTTCATTTTAGCCAAAAAAACTGCCTCCTAAGGCAGTATTTAACTATATTATATTTAACGTACTTAAATTGCATTTCCCTTGTTCGTTTCAATACCATTTTCAAGATTTCGTAATAATACGTATGCATCGTGACCGTATTTTTGTAGAAGTTGTTCCCAAATTTCATCGCGCAAAATATCTAATTCAATTATTTGTTTAGCTAACTTTATCACTTCTGGATTTGGATTCATTGAGTAATCTCCTTTCAATACAAATTAGTTATTAACAATTAAGGTCAGTTATAGTTGTTGACGATCATTCGTATGATTTTGAACTCTTAATTTATATATTTCCTCCAATTCGGTTAAAGTTAATTGATATAAGTAAAGATCGTTCTTTTTATATATTCCTTTTCGTATTAATTCTTTTATTAACTTGTTTTTTTGTTGTTCAACTATATAACGTAAAAGCGGCAAATGATTAATCCCCCTTTTATGTTAGTTTTCTTTTCTTAATGGTAAGTTTAACCGAACCTTTTTCCCTTTTCAGTATATTCGTCATAAAATCTTACATCATTTTTTGACGAATGTTAGGTTTTCTAACGTTCTTTTGTGCACCTATTAAAATCAGTGACTAGGGCACCACTGTATTTATCCTTCCTACTAGGGACATATTGAAACATTAAAAAAACAGCCCAATCAACCAGGCTGTTGCTTAACACTCATATAATCTTCAAGATAAATATGACAATATTTCACCTATTTGGGCGAGATAATTGATGACAATACGTATTATTTTGTTTGTTAATTCTACATCAAAAGCAATTGGGCTAAAACATAACTAGAATTTATTTCCTAAATCATCTTTCCACGGATCGCCTGCTGCCCAATGGGCACCGCCGGATGATTTCTCCGTAACTTCACGTATTAAATCTGAACGTTTTAAAATTTCAGGTCTTAGTTCAGCACCAATACCCGTACCCTCTGGTAATTGCATATTACCGTTTTTCACTTGTATAGGTTGAGTAACTAATTTTTCGAAGTACGTATTATAAAATGATCGAACAGATTCACAAATAAATAGATTTGGTATATGTGCACACAGATGTGCATTTGCTAGATTCATAATTGGTCCACCACAATTATGTGGTGCAATTGGTAACTGATAAGTAGATGCTAAGATTGAAATTTTCCTTGTCTCTGTTAAGCCACCAGTCCATGTAATATCAGGCATAATAATATCGGCTGCTTTCTTTTCCATTAAAGGATGGAATTGAAATCTAGAAAACAAGCGCTCACTTGCACAGATTGGCGTTGTAGTTGATTGACGAAGTTGAACTAAACCATCTGTATAGTCAGCTGGGATCATATCTTCGAGCCACATTAAATCATATTCTTCAACAGCGCGTGCAATTTTTATCGCAGCAGGAACATTCCAACATGCATGACCCTCTAGCGCAATTTCGATCTCATCACCAACCGCCGCACGAATTTCTTTTATCACACTTACGCCTTGTTTTAGTAAATCTTTAGATATCGACTGCCCTTGTGTTGGCACACTTAATTCGTCAAATGGCCAAATTTTCATTGCCTTAATTCCATTTTTTAATAAGTCTTCAGCTAATTTCCCTGGTTGTTCAAGAAACATTTCGCGGTCATTATATGTACCATGGCTTACACATGTATTATACACAGGGATTTGCTCTCGACTTTTTCCACCAAGCAACTGATAAACAGGTTGGTTTGTTACTTTACCTAGAATATCCCACAACGCAATATCAATTGCACTTAGAGCTCGCATCTCAGCACCAGCAAAACCA
This genomic window contains:
- the thiS gene encoding sulfur carrier protein ThiS, whose protein sequence is MQLQVNGNIVQLPNTLQYVIEVLTHYELENKPVIVELNGQIVMKESLHSTTISEGDTLEIVHFVGGG
- a CDS encoding DUF1292 domain-containing protein; this encodes MKNEERDIITIEDEQGNEQHFALEALFDMNEQSYALLTSQENFDETILMRVEVEGENQFLVGIMDPSESEALLNAYQIAVDAAPAE
- a CDS encoding peptidylprolyl isomerase, giving the protein MKILKSFLVAILVSMCIAVGSSAAPSIQVVMNGTLQIYDQNPVIENGRTLVPLRGIFESLGATVKWDPTTKEITAEKTNKLVWLKIGSSTTMVDGQPVLIDVPAQIVNDRTMVPLRFISESFGAKVNYINEQRLVEITVESKSLPQFLVVQEDEPVIVMKTTKGEIKIKLFPTYAPKAVENFLTHSKNGYYNGLTFHRVIENFMIQGGDPNGNGTGGQSIWGKPFNDEFTPKLAHFPGALSMANSGPNTNGSQFFIVQTQSLGDIRLIDYMEQEGYSKNLIEKYNEVGGAPWLDNVHTVFGQVISGMEIVNQIAAVEVDSSDKPIEAVIIKEIIVEKN
- the menC gene encoding o-succinylbenzoate synthase, translating into MKIKSIKLRHLKMRMKFDFTTSFGTLRNKEFILLEAVDEMGRSGWGESVAFTAPWYTEETFRTNWHILEDFLIPVILDKKIEHPDQVTEWFSYIKRNNMAKATIEGAIWDLYAQTTEQSLAQALGGTHKKIEVGVSIGIQKSIDELLKIIEQYIYEGYKRMKVKIKPGWDVNVMKAIRNEFPNLPLMGDANSAYSINDIDTLKALDEFNLMMIEQPLGSDDILDHAVLQKVLKTPICLDESINSFEDARKAIENGSCKIINIKIGRVGGLTVAKRIHDYCQTKGIAVWCGGMLETGIGRAHNVALTSLANFTLPGDTAGSARYWEKDIITPEVMVDNGYIHVPDQPGIGYQIDLNAVNTYTVFEKVYSLA
- a CDS encoding type Z 30S ribosomal protein S14, with the protein product MAKKSMIAKQKRTQKYVVRNYTRCERCGRPHSVIRKFKLCRICFRELAYAGQIPGVKKASW
- the tenI gene encoding thiazole tautomerase TenI, encoding MKKELHVISTGKQSADELTAIASVIHPFIDALHLREKSMNASELFKLVNNLISGGVPRSKLYINDRVDVAAATGVNGVQLGYNSLDVSAVKETFPRLRVGSSVHSLKEALEKEQQGADFLVFGHIFNTTSKPDLQPRGIASLRELTDAVSIPVIAIGGINTTNIANVLQANVQGVAVLSAILEDKNPLIRAKELNRLLYGSEVGSCSFK
- the thiH gene encoding 2-iminoacetate synthase ThiH, with the translated sequence MSFYEKYETVKNLPFDEIFNEIKINDVQKVLQKDTLTEQDLLVLLSPAAETCLEQIAQKAHHLTVQHFGKVIGLYAPLYITDYCVNQCKYCSFSVENNFPRRRLTMAEIEEEAQAIIEMGIKHLIILTGESRMHSSVSYLCESVDVLKKYFSSLSIEIQPLQTEEYKQLVDRGVDGLTVYQEVYNEEIYKQIHVKGPKRDFRYRLDAPERGCQAGMRSVNIGALLGMDDWRKEIFFTALHGQYLQRKYIDTDIAVSFPRLRPHLGSFQPKVDVTDKYLVQAMLAIRLFLPRAGITLSTRENAELREHLLPLGVTKMSAASSTVVGGYANKENKNSQFEISDDRSVAEVKAAIKQLGYQPVTKDWQILSV
- a CDS encoding mandelate racemase/muconate lactonizing enzyme family protein, which encodes MKITAIETIQVPEHPHLLWVQIHTDEGVTGLGETFPRPDSSRRIIHDVCADIMIGRNPLEIERIYNDIFQAIHYHGFAGAEMRALSAIDIALWDILGKVTNQPVYQLLGGKSREQIPVYNTCVSHGTYNDREMFLEQPGKLAEDLLKNGIKAMKIWPFDELSVPTQGQSISKDLLKQGVSVIKEIRAAVGDEIEIALEGHACWNVPAAIKIARAVEEYDLMWLEDMIPADYTDGLVQLRQSTTTPICASERLFSRFQFHPLMEKKAADIIMPDITWTGGLTETRKISILASTYQLPIAPHNCGGPIMNLANAHLCAHIPNLFICESVRSFYNTYFEKLVTQPIQVKNGNMQLPEGTGIGAELRPEILKRSDLIREVTEKSSGGAHWAAGDPWKDDLGNKF
- the thiD gene encoding bifunctional hydroxymethylpyrimidine kinase/phosphomethylpyrimidine kinase, which translates into the protein MTIYKALTIAGSDSGGGAGIQADLKTFQELGVFGMTAITAVTAQNTMGVQGVYPIPVEGIVQQMESIGTDLIPNAFKTGMLFNSEIIEAVAELIKKYNWHNLVVDPVMIAKGGASLLKQQAIDALKQFLLPLAKVVTPNIPEAEVLTGIKIESIEDRKKAAMELHRLGAQYVMIKGGHEDNSEIMTDLLYDGEGFREYKSKKVHTKNTHGTGCTFSAAITAHIAKGESVPVAIHYAKDFIQAAIEEDLHLGQGHGPTNHWAYNNRGAIKL
- a CDS encoding Fur-regulated basic protein FbpA, which codes for MPLLRYIVEQQKNKLIKELIRKGIYKKNDLYLYQLTLTELEEIYKLRVQNHTNDRQQL
- the thiE gene encoding thiamine phosphate synthase; translated protein: MIYSEEYIRKKLKLYFILGSSNCLRNPVEVLEEAVQGGITFFQFREKGPGCKTGKEKLMLAKQLQEICKQNEVPFIVNDDIDLALELDADGVHIGQEDENPLNVRTRIGNKILGISAHNVTEARLAIEQGADYIGVGPMYPTNTKTDTRAVQGPTVIKEIRSQHITIPVVGIGGISKGLIKPVINAGADGVAIISAISQAVDPKTEASLLLNEMQSTV
- a CDS encoding helix-turn-helix domain-containing protein, with amino-acid sequence MVKTKLEVNTEYIDRYSKVANIIEARRKELGLSLKDLEEMTGLCSPAISRLTSVMNRPRLDTLYKVLDALELDFKVERKESKSRTSVVTARLNVNQYNVWVKKGTYIDCIQVKAKTKYEVKQIINETNPDWDISTIELYSKGNF
- a CDS encoding thiazole synthase — protein: MKDTLTIGGIDLHNRLFTGTGKFADHSVMKDALEQSNSQVVTVALRRVDLEDQQENILNDIPKDVILLPNTSGARTAEEAVRIARLAKACGMGNWIKIEVISDQKYLLPDNEETIKATEILAEEGFIVLPYMNPDLMAAKKLQQAGAAAVMPLGSPIGSNRGIKMKEMIQILINEIDVPIVVDAGIGRPSEAAEAMEMGAAAVLVNTAIATADNPVEMAIAFDLAVKAGRKAYLAGLGPTSVTAKASSPLTGFLV